Within Planococcus citri chromosome 2, ihPlaCitr1.1, whole genome shotgun sequence, the genomic segment GGCGAAATGGATCCTAACCAGATTTACACATTCTTGATTGAAAAACTTCCCGAATTAAAAGTCGACAAGCAAATACTCCGGATTTTCTTATTCCAAACTTACCGTTTCATTAAAGGTACCCAGTATAATATTAATTTATGCCGAATTACCGATTCAATTTAATACTCTTAGGATTTTAATCTCTGGATTTAtgcgaaattctgaaaaaaatgaaccgtATCTAACTTATTAGTTACCTATATAGGCTATAGCAGTGTAGCATGCCATTGCCTATGCAAATAGGAACGTTTTTTTGGGTtccttgaacttgaaatttcaaaataacgtCGATGTCGTCggttaataattttaaattcgcAAATGAAATCTTTTTTATGTTATAGGTATGCCTGATAAATGTGAGAGGGCTTGGTTGCTATATTACCGATTTGTTCAGtgagtacctatacatattataaaattgATTACCAATAGGTATAAATCGTACCTAGGCACTTTCAACTGATGAACGATTAGGTACATAGGATGTTCTAACCATAACTACACTTTTATCCATTTCAGAGCTATAATGATGGCTACTATAGAAACCAATTTTCACGCACAAGCCGACGAGGTAGAAAAGTTCGTGTTTGAGGCGTTGGATGGCAAAAGCTTGCCGAAAGAATTTAACGAAGCCATGGAACAATCCTTAAAAAATACCGAGTTATTCTTCGAtcttgcaattttaaaatgagaaatctCAGCGATCAGATATCATATAAAATAGATCTATTACCATACTCACTTACTGTTTTCAAtcttatacatatttttattcaacttaccTAATTCAAGAAATCGTGCAATTACTTAATAAAATCTGGATGCtttgcaaaattgattcgattaattgtgaaaaaaatgtacctagttattttcaaattatacaaTTTCTGATTATGATTTTGTAAGTTTTGTTTGGAAACTTGAATTGAAGATATTAGTACATATCATCtaattgaggagctgagaatcaaatctcacatttgccaccataaacgattttgagaaaaacgcgaaaaactgagttagtagtgttgccagttgaaaaaacttataatgccaaaatgaatcatttaagggccgattccgcatacacgattgcatacccggcccgcctgattttcgagtgttgagatctcgagatctatccgacgaaaatcgatgaaatttgaaatatagatactatgaagcaattagaaaaaatgtcggatgggatttttaattacttgaatagttttggaattatcaatgattgaaaagtgttcaaatttcgttcattttcaatttcaaattctgcaaaaaatactcaatcaaatgaaaatcgctTCCGACATTctcttttaattgtttcaaagcatatatatttcaaatttcatctaattctgttcagtagatcTCCAGATCTGAAGATGCATGCTGATAAGCAAGGTTTACACGCTgctagtttattcaattcaaactaccgcaagtaacttgattttttaattaattgacagattatccattctatttcacgatgaaaaataataaatacaagtaaatttatttgatcagagatgatcaagtacttaaaagtgaatgtatgtacttgaattaagtaaacttgCAACGTGTGAATCTTAGTCAAGGATTCTGCCTGCTGCTTATGCAATaaagtatgcggaatcggcccttaatgACTCACTAGCACACGATTCCGTGTGTTGGATGATTTCCACCaagctcccttctgctttaatatccagacaaagaatggcaaatgtgagttttgactcctagatttgcgatcaaattttttttcactgttttaattacgacgatagggaaaagtttgataacaagctgaattttggtactcgggggttttttgatacgctgaacacgaatttggagtgtccaggtgaatccggtcaccggtgtacgcttcccccttttttgtggaccttaagcccccaaatttatttttttgcgtttaagtccgaaaatatgcaattttatgcaaaatttatgttttttggatCGCAgaatatgaatttgaaaatatttttttttgtaggggtggtgGATGAGGGGGTgcgggggcgagaaattcaaaatttgactataatgatgtgtgatatgtcgaaatgtatgtttttgagggtgtagatcacgaatttgacaatatttttttcgtaggggtgaattatGGGGGATGAAttgggtgaaaacggtgaaaaattcaaaatttgaccaaaatgatgtgtgatatgttgaaatgtatgtttttgagggtgtagatcacgaatttgacaatatttttttcgtaggggtcaatggtgggggctgaggggtgaaaatggttgaaaattcaaaatttgactataatgatgtgtgatatgtcgaaatgtatgttttcgaggttgtagatcgcgaatttcacaatatttttttcgtaagggttaatggtgggggatgaagagggtgaaacattcaaaatttgaccataatgatgtgtgatatgtcgaaatgtatgtttttgaaggtgtagatcacgaatttgacaatatttttttcttaggggtgaattgtgggggaatGAAGgtggtgaaaacggtgaaaaattcaaaatttgaccataatgatgtgtgatatgtcaaaatgtatgtttttgaaagtgTTGATATAAAATGATTGAGAATGATTAGTTGGTGAAAGATGGTAAGAATCAACACTATGTGAACGCGGCGAGAaatattccttacgtggggaatattTGCCTTGTTTCCCAGACTAGCTCAATTTGGGAGAGTTCAATCATTCAAACCTTTTATAACGATATTTCTTGAtaccattttaaataaaaacacagctCTACACCTTTCGATGAtgtttttattagaaaatagtTCAAGTCTAGATTTATTTACACACAAATGTTATAACCTATGCATATTTACGAGTATATGCTCGTAAGTAGAGACAGATGGATTTTTCAACGAGTTATTAAACACGCGACGCGAGTTTCTTAGGGatgaacaaaaatatttacacttcgtaaaaatgcgataaagttacaattttacacttattaaaaataattacgttAAAAGCAACATTTGTCTGGATGGGCGAACGCAGCCCAGggaataaattgtaaaatacttACATAACAATGCAATATTACTGTCTCTCCTTTGCACTCCCTAATACTAGAGGCGGCGACAGAATCGGAATTTATAgatatttaaatgaaaaaaggtCTACGTTTCGTTTAGCAGTGATATTTCGATTAAGTTTTGTTTAGCAGAGAAATTCAGATGAAgattatttatttagttttatTTATTAAGAAAATCACGAGTTATTTATTTAGAAATTCACGAGTTATTTAGATCACGTATAATTTAGCAGATCACTCCTGAAGTGAGATGATCAGTGTTAAAAACCAATAAGAGATAATTTAATTAGCTCTTGTCATGGTTAAATCTCCACGCCGAAAGTGGTACAGACAAAAATGCGATGACATGAGCAAGATGCTCATGCGATCATATATTTAGGTATAACGAGCAAGCTCGCCATACCCCCAGGCAGTGACTAAGAACCAACTATCTAGAAATCGTAAGAACATTAGCGATTTTATGCACTCGTGCATTCGTATTTATAATAAGGGTTGTAGACAGGGTGAAGAAAGGTACCTGAGACCACCCTCTTTAGGTGGGAGCGCGAGCTGTCAGATTAGAAATAATATTCCCCTATGTTTAAAATAATGTTCTCCtattttttacattgttttacACTACACATACACAACGAGTGTATGTGTAGGTGAGAATACctattttttagagaatttaaCACATTACCAAAACTTCTAGTATAAGGGAGTAAAATATGTGTACTAAGGTACACATCGCTAGTGTACGTATTTTCGAGACATCGTCTATGAAATACTGATACGAATCACTAGCAGAGTGTGTAGGGCAATCCTTCCCATAACAGTGTAGAAAaagtgaagggtgggggatggagaattttctattggagagccgtcaaagtccctggaagaaaaaatttgtaacatttaaacaaaattcaccatgatttttcactgtaattgactgttgtggtcgcgggggcattcgggggcaaaaatggcaaatgacatcttgaaatacactatcttaagtattagcccctgggatttcccgtgcatctacgtgcaaaaatttgttctattgctatttatgtagcagagtaggcaaaaaacggagttttaatgtaaattaaacctctataatgactttataacaactaaaatcgagtaaattgatgaaaattgctcactttcagttgaattattcatacttggtacatttcgacgtatcacacatcattatagtcaaattgtgaattgttcaccgttttcacccccttcatccccacAATTCGCCCCTacggaaaaaaatattgtcaaattcatGATCTacgccctcaaaaacatacatttcgacatatcacacatcattatggtcaaattttgaatttttcacccccttcatcccccaccaataacccctacgaaaaaaatattgtcaaattcgtgatctacaccctcaaaaacatacatttcgacatatcacacatcattatagtcaaattttgaatttctcgtccccctcaccccctcatctcccacacctacaaaaaaaaatattgtcaaattcgtattctgcgacccaaaaaacatgaaGGAGGATAccattgtaccatttttttagggttcgttgtatgtttttgaattacgcccgttttgagggtgctcacagtccACTGTGCACCCCTACTTTGAGTGACTATAGGTCAACCCTCTTTGGGGTGGGAAACTTCGCTGACTCTTCATTCGACGTGGAATAGTGAAACGAGATCGATGAGAagcattttgcataaaattgcatattttcggacttaaacgcaaaaaaataaatttgggggcttaaggtccacaaaaaagggggaagcgtacaccggattcacctggacaccccaaattcgtgttcagcgtatcaaaaaacccccgcgtaccaaaattcagcttgttatcaaacttttccttatggaattttgcaaacaaaactaagttttgattctaatccttggttttgaaagtgaatttcacaccaaaatgactttgatccaaaaaaaccgaatatgtcacattatagagtgtaaaacggtatccaaatctgccataaaacggtttttcttttttttttttgggcaaatgtgagttttgattctcagctcctcaattgAACACAAAACCGTAGGTAAGGGTAAGGTACCCGAATATCGAccaccattttgatttttcaatttactcagCCCCAAATTTATGTAGAAAGCCTATTGATGGCTCAAAATGACCGTCAATTATTCTAGTTTTACCCCCCAAAATTTGAAcccgcaattttttttcgttcgatgTTTGCcgatcaattttctaaaaagtgcgAAATTTAGATACTGAAAAAAAGTGCTCCTAATATCGACCACCTATAAAATGGATAAAAAGGACTAtgtgattatgaaaaaaaaaaaaaatgattttaattgattaaacgagtttaaattaattaaagCAATTTACCACAaagaataatattaattttaacAATATGAGcacacgtatttttttttatttgaggccTCCTCAACAGCGGTATCGCAGACCTCGTAAGTCCAGGAAAAGCACTTCGTACACTTGATCCAGATTTGGTCATTTTGGTCGTTTGAATAACGCCACCCACAGAAAGGGATCATTTTTGCCGAGTTTTAGGTTCTCTCGGCATAACTGATGGATAaaggcaaataaaaaaaaatgtttgcataaTGATAAGCGGCGCGGTGGTGGTCGGATTTAGGAgactctaaaaaaaagtttgaaaaaagttcacgAATACCTGCACGAAATTGTTTTCCAAATCGATGAAGCGTCTTCAAAATATGGAATCTTCTTTCTTAATTGCAATTTACAGCATTTAATTACATATGACTGCTAAAATTtaatgaagaattgaaaatacactctcaactttttttgacttCTCGAAAACGTTTTTTGTGAATACCTttgcaaattttggttttagagCTTTGATTTTGGTCTCAATCGATTTGTCTGTGAAAAATACActaggaaatattttttccgcGGAAGTCTAGCCATTTGGGGCCAAAATCGGCTGGTGGTCGATATTAGGGCACCTTAcccttacctattttttaaagtaattttgtagcgaccgaaaaaaaaattcacgatattGAGCCTCGAAGCAATCATTTTACCAATCTTCAGAGTATCGTAATATAGGGAGATATCCCATCGATAAATAAACCGAGTTCATACAAGCGAGGATAGACAgcgttttcaaatttggttcataACGAAATCATAGTTACGCAATCGAAAT encodes:
- the LOC135834579 gene encoding uncharacterized protein LOC135834579, encoding MKSIVFAAVFSSALVFVLGQLDSEQTEIHKKVEKIEEDAIKYCNELYPVSEDMHLKFARAVVRGEPIPMDLHSEETCHLNCYLDKLGFTDEEGEMDPNQIYTFLIEKLPELKVDKQILRIFLFQTYRFIKGMPDKCERAWLLYYRFVQAIMMATIETNFHAQADEVEKFVFEALDGKSLPKEFNEAMEQSLKNTELFFDLAILK